A segment of the Phycisphaerales bacterium genome:
GTCAGAGGGTGATCCGGGGGCGGTGTGCGCCGCCCGCGGTTGCTCTGCAGCGTCCATCGACCGCTTGAAGGGTGTGGCTGCGCGTGTCATTTGACAAACTTCTTGGCTGGTTCAGCGTTGATATGGGCATCGACCTGGGGACGTGCAATACGCTCGTCTGCGTCCGGGGCGAGGGCATCGTGCTCAACGAGCCCTCCGTCGTCGCCGTCAAGCGCGGCACCAACCGCGTCCTGCAAAACGGCAACGCGGTCGGCTGGATGGCCAAAGAGATGCTCGGCAAGACGCCCGGGTCCATCACCGCCATCCGCCCGCTCAAGGACGGCGTCATCAGCGACTTCGAAATCACCGAGGCCATGCTGTCGTACTTCATCCGCAAGGTGAACGGCAAGGCCCGTTACATCCTCGGCCCGCGCGTGGTCATCGCCATCCCCTCGGGGATCACCGCCGTCGAAAAGCAGGCCGTGCTCAACTCGGCCATCCGCGCGGGAGCACGACGGGTCTACCTCGTCGAAGAGCCCATGGCGGCGGGCATCGGCGCCGGACTGCCCATCGTCGAGCCCACCGCGAGCATGATCGTGGATATCGGCGGCGGCACGACCGAAGTGGCCATCATGTCGCTGGCCGACATCGCGGTGTGCGAGTCGGTACGCGTCGCGGGTGATGATCTCGACGAGGCGATCATCAACCACATGAAGAAGACGTACAACCTGATGATCGGCGAGCAGAGTGCCGAGCGCATCAAGATCGAAATCGGCACCGCGGCGCCGGTGGGCGAAGAAATGACCATGGAAGTGCGGGGCCGGGACATGATCGCCGGCCTGCCGCGCAAGACGGTCGTGACCAGCGAAGAGATCCGCGAAGCCCTGCAGGAGCCCATCAGCGCCATCATCGAGGCGGT
Coding sequences within it:
- a CDS encoding rod shape-determining protein yields the protein MSFDKLLGWFSVDMGIDLGTCNTLVCVRGEGIVLNEPSVVAVKRGTNRVLQNGNAVGWMAKEMLGKTPGSITAIRPLKDGVISDFEITEAMLSYFIRKVNGKARYILGPRVVIAIPSGITAVEKQAVLNSAIRAGARRVYLVEEPMAAGIGAGLPIVEPTASMIVDIGGGTTEVAIMSLADIAVCESVRVAGDDLDEAIINHMKKTYNLMIGEQSAERIKIEIGTAAPVGEEMTMEVRGRDMIAGLPRKTVVTSEEIREALQEPISAIIEAVTRTLERAEPELAADLVENGICLAGGGALLRGLDVVIANATGLDVRVADDPLTCVAKGTSIYLENLEEWKGTMESNLDEG